ttcatgGGAATTCTCTTTGTCTGGTAATTCCCGAtctacctcttcttcttcctcctcctcctcctcttcttcctcatcaccttcaccatcatcatcttcatcttcatcttcctcctcttcttcttcgtcaagttcctcaTCCTCAACCCCCTCTTCAATTTTAATAACtctgtttgaaatttttttacgCCATTCACCTGGTTCACCACATGGAGATTCTGGATTGGTAAAACTTGGAGAATAAGGCTCTTCTTTGGGCTCACACAGCTCAACAATAGGTTCAAAATTAGAACGATTCCCTCCATCCTCATCCTCATTTTCAGCCatactttctccttcagttcccccTGACTGCATTAAATATTTAGACTCgcgtagaatttttattttaaggctTTTAATTGGGTGCCGTTTCTTTTTATGGGTTTTCAAACATCGCTTCAGCCGGAACATTGCTGGGCATTCATCGCATCGTATCTTACGTCTACCTTGTCCTGGGCCTTTTCCATGCATCCTTTGGATATGGGTTTTCAAATTAGATCTTTGAGCAAACCCCGCACCACAGTGGTCACACTCAAATGGACGCTCGCCAGAGTGCAGTTTCATATGTATTCTAAGATTACTCATCATGGTAAACTTTGCACCACACTCTAAACAGCTGTAGGGCTTAATTGCCGCTGGGTTTTTCTTGCGTCCTCTCCTTGGGGGTGCTCCGGGTTCTCCACAGTGCACTCTATTTTTATGAGCCTTTAAATTTGACTTCTGGGTAAACGCCTTTTCACACTGGTCACACTTATGAGGTCTTTCTCCTGTGTGAGTGACTGCGTGAGTCTTTAGATTGGCAATTTGTCTAAATGCTGCctcacactgatcacacttgtaAGGCCTCTCATCTGAATGAATTTTCTGATGAGTCTTTAGAGTGGACAGCTGAGTGAAACATGACTTACACTCTTGGCACTGGTACGGTCGCTCTCCAGTATGAATACGCTTATGTGCTCGTAAATTCCCTTGCTGAGTAAACTTAGAGCCACAAGTATCACAAGTAAAAGGTTTTTCCCCTGTGTGGCGCCACATGTGATTCTTGAGTTGGGTGCTATTCTTGAAAATCTTATCACAATCGTTACAAGCGTGAACGACTGGTACACGAGGAGGTTTAGGTTCTTTGGGCTTTTTTGGTCTGGGTGGCTTTGGGGTAGAAGGCATTGCTGATTCACCCACTACTAAGGAGCCAGGGTACTCTGGATCAAAAGGTTTCACATCCTGATATGGTTTAACTTCAACTTCATCAATACTAAGATCCCTGTGATCACGATCTTGACCATTACCAATGTACTGATTAAATTGTGAATAAGAGCTAGAGTAAAACTGATGCTGGGAAGGAGCAGGTGTGGCTGAAGGATCAGACATTGGTGTGGTAGGCACAGAAGCTGAAGAGCCAAGGTTACTGTGAATTAATTCTCCACGGTACATGGAATCTGAATAACGAGGAGACTCAACTCGCATGGGCTCTCGGATGGGGTGTGGAGATTCTGTCATCATCCGGTGAGACTGGGAGTCATAATGAGAGCGCATTGGAGGCATTGGAGACTCTGGTGGGGGTGGAAGGCTCATTCTCATACTACTGGATGTGTTTGTGTTGTCATGATTAATACGAAGATTTTCAGGCATCAACTGATGAGAAGGTTCTGTTACACAAAGATTCTCTGGAACCATGTTTGAGGCTTCTGAGGTTACCCTGAGATTCTCAGGCAGCATAGGATGCCCTTGGGAAGTTTCTGAGCCTAAACGTACATGGTCAGGTGTTTCTACTCCAAGGCGGTGATGGTGTTGAGGAGGATCTGATCCTAAACGATGATGCTGGGGTGTTTCTGCATATAAACGGGGATGCTGAGGGACAGCATCTGCATTCATTCGCACATGCTGAGGTGTTTCAGCTCCTAATCTCATGTGTTGTACTGTTTCAACCCCTATTCTCATATGCTGTGGTGTTTCTGCACCTATTCTTAAGTGCTGAGCCGTTTCTATTCCTATTCTCATATGTTGAGGTGTTTCTGCTCCTAATCTCATATGCTGAGAACTTTCAGTCCCTAATCGCATATGCTGAGGAGTTTCCCCTCCAATTCGCATGTGTTGTGGTGTGTCTGCTCCTATTCGCAAATGCTGGGGAGTTTCTGCCCCAACTCGCAAATGCTGGGGAGTTTCTGCCCCAACTCGCAAATGCTGGGGAGTTTCTGCCCCAACTCGCAAATGCTGGGGAGTTTCTGCCCCAACTCGCAAATGCTGGGGAGTTTCTGCCCCAACTCGCAAATGCTGGGGAGTTTCTGCTCGCAAATGTTGAGAGGACTCTAATCCTGAACGAATATGTTGAGGTATTTCTAACCCAACTCGCATGTGATGCGAACTGTCTCCATCTAAACGAAGATGGGGTGTTTCTGCTCCCACTCTTAGATGTTGTGGAGTTTCTGCCCCAACTCTGAGGTGTTGTGGCGTTTCTGCTCCTACTCGCAAATGTTGTGGTGTTTCTGCTCCTAAACGGAGATGCTGAGATGTTTCTGCCACTAATCGATGATGCTGAGACGTTTCTCCTCCTACTAAACGAAGGTGCTGAGGAGTTTCAGATCCTACACGAAGATGTTGAGGAGTTTCCGCTCCTCCTTGAAGATGCTGTGAGGTTTCCACACCCAAACGAATATGCTGTGAAGCATCCAATCCTCCATGAAGATGCTGAGGAGTTTCTGCACCTGTTCTCATATGCTGAGGAGTTTCTGCGCCAACACGAATATGCTGTTGACTTTCTAAACTCATTCGTAAATGCTGTGGTGTTTCAGCTCCAGCTCGAAGGTGCTGTGGGGTCTCTGCACCTACTCTAAGATGTAATGGAGTTTCTGCCCCAGGTCTAATATGCTGCATATTGTCCAGCCCACTTCGGATATGTTGTGGTGTTTCAGCACCTGCCCTAAGTTGCTGAGGTGTTTCTGCTCCTATTCTTAAGTGCTGTGGGGTTTCTGCTCCTAGTCGTAAGTGCTGTGGGGTTTCTGCTCCTAGTCGTAGGTGCTGTGGTGTTTCTGCTCCTATTCGTAAGTGCTGTGGTGTTTCTGCTCCTATTCGTAAGTGCTGTGGGGTTTCTGCTCCTACTCTTATGTGCTGTGGTGTTTCTGCTCGTGTGTGTTGAGAAGTTTCTGCATCGGCCCTGAGATGATGTGATGTATCAGTGTTAATACGCAAATTTTCAGCTATCATACGCTGACTGCTCAAGTCTGTCCCATATCTTTGTGGATCAATTGGTGAATATCGCATGCTTTCAGAGATCATTCTTTGTTCTGTAGGTGACCTGTCACTCTCAGGAACAGTTCTTTGCGTAGGACTAAAATATTCTCTGAGACTCTCCTGCACCATGCGCTGTGCATCTGCATGTGAACGAACTGATTCCTGCAAACTTCGCTGAGATGGCTCAGAGGGGGGCCTCAGAGAATCTGTCATTATGCTATGATATGGGGACTGGGGACTTCGCACAGATTCAGACACAGGTGGACGTAAAGCCTCAGTGACTAGTCTCTGAGGATCTGCTTGAAGGCGCTGTAAATCTGACACTAATCGCTGTGCATTAGAAGCAATTTCTTGAAGGTTACTATCTTGAGTTCTCTGTAAATCCACCGGACTTCTGTAAGGATCACTTGATCTTTGATAAGAGTCTAAACTTTGTTCCTCTGTACGCTGTAATTCTGAGCGAATCCGCTGTAAATCTGTCGGCAAACGCGGTGCTTCACTTGTATGTCTGTAAGGATCTGCTGACATCCTTTGGGAATCTATTCCATACCTGTTTTGATCTAAAGACTCAGCAGCTAACCTATAAGATTCTGGAAGATATCGGTGTGCTTCAGGTGGTGCTCCACTCATAAACTTTGACCCTGAAAACATATTATGCCCCAAGGCCATCAGTTGGGCACTCTGAGACATAAGGCTTGTGTTAGGGCTTGATATTGTAGGGTATGAGGAGGCTGGAATCTGTTGGCCTGGGACGGAAGACGGGTGAGGGAACATCGCTCTTCCTTCTAAAGCACTCGCTGGTGTACTACTGCGACTTCCACCCTGCATCTGGAAAATTTTGGGGTTTGAGTTAATACTGAGTGTTGTCATatcaaaattagcatataaaTGATGTCAATCCATGTACCTGACTCAAATTTTGATAGGGTGTATGACCATAAAAATTACAACTGGATGGAAATACTTGGGAACATGTGGATAATTCAAAACATTTACACTGTTTCTTGGCCAGTTCAacagaaaacaataaatcaaaGATCATTCATAAAGCAACCGATTTAATGCGATTAAAAATAGCATACTATTTGCTTCCAAATATTCCTTCAATCCAAAAGATAAGTTTCACATTTCGTGATTCTTGGAAAAATTATTGAAAGTCCTACAAGTGATTAATGTTAGTACAGagtttaaattaattaaaaacagtTTAACCAGGCCAATGAACTAACATTCTCAATTCACACAAGACCCCGATGGATTTGTCTTCATACATATGCTCTATTAGATTCCATTTCATAAATTGAAACTACTTGATACTTGGATTGCACACCCACTAAAAATATGCTTAACTGTTACAGTGTTGACCTACATACAAGGATGGAGTCAAGTAAGCTGTTCATGCAATAACTGACTCTGATGAGTGTGACCAATTTGAGGAGGGAATGGTTTAATCTATCTTTACTCGTTATTGTCCAATTCTTTATTCCACAAAGCCTTCAATTAACTGAAAATGCTGGGTTTCAGAATAATGAATCACTTACAAAATGACgtttttagaataaaataactttttgtatatacagtagagacccggttcacgaccgtattagaactcgacataatcggatttcgccactaaatttccaataaactttgtatctgttttcaaccaaaaaaccagtttccgatccccgaccatatgatgtttgtaaacaaaactatttccgccagccgccgctagttggcgtcatccagtgctaccaaatgtagcataatttcatgtttttttagcataatttgacccaagaattggagcttagcataatttccttcacacttagggttctagtacaattttagaatgtattttcactaaaattttaaataaaatgcagaaaattcctcaatttcatacacagctatagtgaacgtatcttcatagtgaaattgcctcaaaagcagcactaacaaatgagttaattgctaagtttgaacccaactaaggaatgttaaattttgtgaatataaataaatacccacagtggcatgacaaacgatcagtaaagtgttaataatgttttttcttcatgagtaaagaattactttttttccttttttaagttttatttttttcagtaattatcaaaaagggattttgacgtaggaaaaatctatttctgggcgaggaagccgtgtcgcccagtgaaatgtgtcttctttagcactatttctagtaaaatattgctataataccagagaactgctaaattggacatgtcagaagcctctgactcgctcacctatataaaaggtgtcggtataaaactggggcgagtgttaaagtctgaagtgattttcacacaattttcaagtatttattcattgtgtatgtgatctgttaacgaaaaatggtgtttcagtggcatgataatgatcaagtaataaatactcatgtttttcttcttgagtagagactggtttgtttgtttgtttaccttttttttagttttaatttttcagtaaatatcaaaatgttatatttgaagtaattttcacacattttcaagtatttattaattgtgtatgtgacctgttaaagaaaaatggttctcagtggcatgataatgatgcagtaataagtaaaatttgttgtttttcttcacatttatatgtgtgatcttcacacatttgtcaaatagtataatagtgattgcatatcaaatagtgtactagtgattgcgtatgtgatctattaaagaaaaatggtgttttatttcgagtttcctaacatgtaaagatcatcaaattattagttataatattgtctgttcgtcactttgtatcatttcacctaatatataaatgttttaaatttccattacatcgttgttttagctcaaatgtattagagaaatgagataatgatagattaatagcataattctggcacaaaattgcaccatatttggcataaattcttgcttggaccgactaacATAActtagcaaaacggttggtaacactggtgacgccactcagcattgtttaaagtccgcaactattgtttacaaacattcaaacatgtgtcgtgtcttgtacaccttgcgcgcatttcatttgctttttcggtggtatcaactctatacgcagttaccttttgattcatcatgggtcccaacattactactggctatctatgttcaaaccttttgctattgttaatctctgaaataatggaaaagtgtttacatggcatctcgcgttttccttcttcaaaatgtttctatcatttccaactccaaaataaaccttaagtttcgtctatcatctcctctgcatgaaagtgatgagcgaaaaaaagatttaatcaagcacccttgctcgatttttttttccaagcgtagacatattctaaaaccatgctcacacttgaggcgcgcgcttcagtagcaaatgcaatatgtatttaagtgttaggtttggattgaaggcaatgttacgtacgtaggttacatgtgcggttcggtagcgaatgcaatctttaagctttgttaagcttgccggtaaagaagaggttagccatagcttaaatcagagaagccactatgccatattaagtgcgtagtaattaagaaattaagaagaatcttttatgtcgtactgtaatacatcaatgtttacgtgtaagatttggtagtgaaaccagttacatacgtaacatgtttggttcggtagcaacgcaatctaagctttttaagcgtgccggtaaagaagaggttagccttagcttaactcagaagccgctacggtatacattaattatagaaactaattaagattcttttatgtctactgtaaaaatacgtcgtTGTTTACATGTGAGATTTGGTAGagaaaccactgtcacatacgtaacgtgtgccgttcggtagcgaacgcaatcttaagctttgttaagcttgctggtgaagaggaggttagccttagcttaaatcaAAGAAGCCgatatggtatagaataattatagaaattaagacgattcttttatgtctactgtaaaaagacgtcaatgtttacgtatgagatctggtaacgaacgcaatctgtatgcttggttttTAAGTGTCCTCGtaaaaaagaggttagcttgatattaaactcaagagatgctggtacgtaatggtacaataattatagaaattaagaagattcttttacttatacgtacgtatatatgtaccatgcagtaccataataattgtcaaagtccaataagcttgaaaccagccctgatattggacaatttgccgtaaaagacgcaccttttttatacGGACATTTATGatacaaaatcgttagtatcataacattacatttactgaaagataatttt
The DNA window shown above is from Macrobrachium nipponense isolate FS-2020 chromosome 30, ASM1510439v2, whole genome shotgun sequence and carries:
- the LOC135202597 gene encoding uncharacterized protein LOC135202597, coding for MFHRFHDLKTGQDPEMMQGGSRSSTPASALEGRAMFPHPSSVPGQQIPASSYPTISSPNTSLMSQSAQLMALGHNMFSGSKFMSGAPPEAHRYLPESYRLAAESLDQNRYGIDSQRMSADPYRHTSEAPRLPTDLQRIRSELQRTEEQSLDSYQRSSDPYRSPVDLQRTQDSNLQEIASNAQRLVSDLQRLQADPQRLVTEALRPPVSESVRSPQSPYHSIMTDSLRPPSEPSQRSLQESVRSHADAQRMVQESLREYFSPTQRTVPESDRSPTEQRMISESMRYSPIDPQRYGTDLSSQRMIAENLRINTDTSHHLRADAETSQHTRAETPQHIRVGAETPQHLRIGAETPQHLRIGAETPQHLRLGAETPQHLRLGAETPQHLRIGAETPQQLRAGAETPQHIRSGLDNMQHIRPGAETPLHLRVGAETPQHLRAGAETPQHLRMSLESQQHIRVGAETPQHMRTGAETPQHLHGGLDASQHIRLGVETSQHLQGGAETPQHLRVGSETPQHLRLVGGETSQHHRLVAETSQHLRLGAETPQHLRVGAETPQHLRVGAETPQHLRVGAETPHLRLDGDSSHHMRVGLEIPQHIRSGLESSQHLRAETPQHLRVGAETPQHLRVGAETPQHLRVGAETPQHLRVGAETPQHLRVGAETPQHLRIGADTPQHMRIGGETPQHMRLGTESSQHMRLGAETPQHMRIGIETAQHLRIGAETPQHMRIGVETVQHMRLGAETPQHVRMNADAVPQHPRLYAETPQHHRLGSDPPQHHHRLGVETPDHVRLGSETSQGHPMLPENLRVTSEASNMVPENLCVTEPSHQLMPENLRINHDNTNTSSSMRMSLPPPPESPMPPMRSHYDSQSHRMMTESPHPIREPMRVESPRYSDSMYRGELIHSNLGSSASVPTTPMSDPSATPAPSQHQFYSSSYSQFNQYIGNGQDRDHRDLSIDEVEVKPYQDVKPFDPEYPGSLVVGESAMPSTPKPPRPKKPKEPKPPRVPVVHACNDCDKIFKNSTQLKNHMWRHTGEKPFTCDTCGSKFTQQGNLRAHKRIHTGERPYQCQECKSCFTQLSTLKTHQKIHSDERPYKCDQCEAAFRQIANLKTHAVTHTGERPHKCDQCEKAFTQKSNLKAHKNRVHCGEPGAPPRRGRKKNPAAIKPYSCLECGAKFTMMSNLRIHMKLHSGERPFECDHCGAGFAQRSNLKTHIQRMHGKGPGQGRRKIRCDECPAMFRLKRCLKTHKKKRHPIKSLKIKILRESKYLMQSGGTEGESMAENEDEDGGNRSNFEPIVELCEPKEEPYSPSFTNPESPCGEPGEWRKKISNRVIKIEEGVEDEELDEEEEEEDEDEDDDGEGDEEEEEEEEEEEEVDRELPDKENSHETESKALPQESQDKTLSVK